A region of Argentina anserina chromosome 5, drPotAnse1.1, whole genome shotgun sequence DNA encodes the following proteins:
- the LOC126793867 gene encoding AAA-ATPase ASD, mitochondrial-like, with translation MMPPMMNQMWTTMGSTLASFMFIWAIIRQYCPYELRRFFEKYSLRVTGYFYPYIKISIHEFTGDRLKRSEAYTAVEAYLSSNTSKSAKRLKAEMVKDSSNMVLSMDEYERVTDEFHGANVWWVLTKAVSPGRSMSMSYYPEQEKRFYKLTFHKKYREIITGSYLDHVVREGKEIRVKNRQRKLYTNSPGYKWPSYKQTMWSHIMFEHPATFETMALEPEMKKEIIEDLMTFSQSKDFYARIGKAWKRGYLLYGPPGTGKSTMIAAMANLLSYDVYDLELTAVKDNTELRKLLIETTSKSIIVIEDIDCSLDLTGQRKKKAEKGGLEDEIMKASKERLKEPKEEGGSSKVTLSGLLNFIDGLWSACGGERLVVFTTNYVEKLDPALIRRGRMDKHIELSYCSFEGFKVLAKNYLKLESHEMFDTIQKLMGETKMTPADVAENLMPKCPQDDPERCLSNFIQALEEVKEEEAAKKKGEEMKEIAAATTKEQPQGNKDFKVSE, from the coding sequence ATGATGCCACCAATGATGAACCAGATGTGGACAACAATGGGTTCAACCCTAGCAAGTTTCATGTTCATTTGGGCCATCATCCGCCAGTACTGCCCTTACGAGCTTCGTAGATTCTTCGAGAAGTACTCCCTCAGAGTCACTGGCTACTTCTACCCCTACATCAAAATCTCCATTCACGAGTTCACCGGCGACCGCCTCAAGCGGAGCGAGGCCTACACGGCCGTGGAGGCCTATCTCAGCTCCAACACTTCAAAGAGCGCCAAGAGACTCAAGGCTGAGATGGTTAAGGATAGCAGCAACATGGTTCTGAGCATGGACGAGTATGAAAGAGTCACGGATGAGTTTCATGGTGCAAATGTGTGGTGGGTTCTGACCAAAGCTGTGTCGCCGGGTCGGTCCATGTCTATGTCTTACTATCCGGAGCAGGAGAAAAGGTTTTACAAGCTCACTTTTCACAAGAAGTATAGGGAGATCATCACAGGGTCTTACTTAGACCACGTCGTGAGAGAAGGGAAGGAGATTAGGGTTAAGAATAGGCAGAGGAAGCTTTACACAAACAGCCCTGGTTACAAATGGCCTAGCTACAAGCAGACTATGTGGAGTCACATTATGTTTGAGCATCCGGCGACGTTCGAAACAATGGCGTTGGAGCCCGAAATGAAGAAGGAGATCATTGAAGACTTGATGACTTTTAGTCAGAGTAAAGATTTCTATGCAAGGATCGGGAAAGCTTGGAAAAGAGGGTACTTGCTGTATGGGCCACCAGGGACTGGGAAGTCCACCATGATTGCAGCAATGGCCAACTTGCTGAGCTATGATGTCTATGATCTTGAGCTCACGGCCGTGAAGGACAACACAGAGCTTAGGAAGCTTTTGATTGAGACAACAAGTAAGTCTATAATTGTGATTGAGGATATTGATTGCTCACTTGATCTAACAGgtcagaggaagaagaaagcagAGAAGGGTGGTTTGGAAGATGAGATTATGAAGGCAAGTAAGGAGAGGCTTAAGGAGCCCAAAGAGGAGGGTGGGAGTAGTAAGGTCACTCTTTCTggtcttttgaatttcatcgATGGGCTTTGGTCTGCTTGTGGGGGTGAGAGACTGGTGGTTTTTACTACTAATTATGTTGAGAAATTGGACCCTGCATTGATTAGGAGGGGCAGAATGGACAAGCATATTGAACTTTCTTATTGCAGTTTTGAAGGCTTCAAAGTTTTGGCAAAGAATTACTTGAAGCTTGAAAGTCATGAAATGTTTGATACGATTCAGAAGCTAATGGGAGAGACCAAAATGACCCCTGCTGATGTAGCTGAGAATCTCATGCCCAAGTGTCCACAAGATGATCCAGAGAGGTGTCTTTCGAATTTTATTCAAGCTCTGGAAGAAGTTAAGGAGGAAGAAGCAGCCAAGAAGAAAGGTGAAGAAATGAAAGAGATTGCTGCTGCTACAACAAAGGAGCAGCCACAAGGAAACAAAGATTTTAAGGTATCAGAATGA
- the LOC126796255 gene encoding DDT domain-containing protein DDR4, whose protein sequence is MSLDSSPPIPSDRSSPEPPHPSQTDASAAAATSAATPTPPLSRSNRPSRACTLRAAARLQQQQQHHHHQQAEPRRPKAARKERQRKLENDESSPPQQCGSASKIVTSLVDPPSPSQLPRWTLRSMWELASVLNFLHAFRPLLNIQAEFSAEELETALLTPNDNLSDIHIPLMKAIPPVTRMALTRDTWITVLCRKLRDWWHWVADGDLPIVASHGAEIEVYKTLDPGVRVIILKALCDIRVEQEDIRNYIDNSLKHGVQLSTFRKERIGGDSQGISYWYEDDPIIGYRLYREIRKTEVKKVRTKGSHVLPCTTYQWETVATNFDEFQDVGEKLFSSINRTEAAVGKKLKGDMLLEIEKVHKRKEKMLKKQHRQALLLDNYVSVDGLGPGRSLRDRKPVTYTFDDYDKSINEAIKITKTKPPSPEPLQKRDVMKHEASSNGKWSGASDSNEHVGFSPLSPKSPDYEEEDDVEEDDTSELMDRSNRRRQRPQRYSAKDFVEAVSDNDADFDSDDEIVGEAIYDEEYLKKRKEMRKFSSSSEGDEEYRWEEENPEEEEEEEEDEDSASASEESDEPRKLKKLRGRPKELPGRTRREAKLRSVDELQSGLRRSKRATRNRIDYRQLEFSDSDTDPMKPERSNASEQHSDATENGDYLMESQDSDVNDGHHEMEDSDVNDGHHDMEVSQADQAVENYPETLEKKESQPPEKSNSPGQNEVGGVQKRRFLDLNELAPGSGFDDGPNTIMKDDGDDL, encoded by the exons ATGTCTCTCGACTCCTCTCCTCCGATCCCCTCCGACCGATCCTCGCCGGAACCTCCCCACCCTTCTCAAACCGAcgcctccgccgccgccgccacaTCCGCCGCAACCCCCACTCCCCCTCTCTCCCGCAGCAACCGCCCCTCCCGCGCTTGCACCCTACGCGCCGCGGCCCGGctccagcagcagcagcagcaccaccaccaccagcaAGCCGAGCCGCGCAGGCCGAAGGCCGCGAGGAAGGAGCGGCAGCGGAAGTTGGAGAACGACGAGTCGTCTCCGCCGCAGCAATGCGGCAGCGCCAGCAAGATCGTGACGTCGCTGGTGGACCCGCCCTCGCCGTCGCAGCTGCCGCGGTGGACGCTCCGGTCCATGTGGGAGCTGGCCTCGGTTCTCAATTTCCTCCAT GCTTTTCGGCCGCTTTTGAATATACAAGCTGAGTTCTCGGCGGAGGAATTGGAGACGGCTTTGCTTACTCCCAATGACAATTTGAGTGACATTCACATTCCCTTGATGAAG GCAATTCCCCCTGTGACGAGAATGGCACTTACACGTGATACTTGGATCACTGTTTTATGCAGAAAGTTGAGAGACTGGTGGCATTGG GTTGCAGATGGGGATCTGCCTATTGTTGCCTCACATGG GGCGGAGATTGAAGTATATAAAACACTTGATCCAGGTGTCCGCGTGATCATtttgaaagcactttgtgataTTCGTGTTGAG CAAGAGGATATCCGGAACTATATTGACAATTCACTGAAACATGGTGTTCAGCTTTCCACATTTCGAAAAGAACGTATTGGGGGTGATTCACAAGGAATCTCTTACTG GTATGAAGATGATCCGATAATTGGTTATCGGTTGTACCGGGAGATAAGGAAAACTGAGGTGAAAAAAGTAAGAACAAAGGGTTCCCATGTCCTTCCTTGTACAACATACCAGTGGGAAACAGTTGCAACCAATTTTGACGAATTTCAAGATGTTGGA GAAAAACTTTTCTCCAGTATCAATAGAACAGAGGCTGCTGTAGGAAAAAAGTTGAAAGGTGACATGCTTTTAGAGATTGAGAAGGTTCACAAG AGGAAAGAGAAGATGCTGAAGAAGCAACATAGACAAGCTCTCCTCCTTGATAATTATGTGTCTGTGGATGGGCTTGGTCCGGGGCGCTCTCTTCGTGACAGAAAACCTGTCACGTACACTTTCG ATGATTATGATAAATCGATCAATGAGGCCATCAAGATAACCAA AACGAAACCGCCATCCCCTGAACCTTTACAGAAACGAGATGTTATGAAACATGAAGCCTCTAGTAATGGTAAATGGAGTGGCGCTTCAGATTCCAATGAGCATGTTGGATTTAGCCCCCTGTCTCCAAAATCACCTGATtacgaagaagaagatgacgtTGAGGAGGATGACACATCTGAACTAATGGATAGAAG CAATCGGCGAAGACAGAGGCCCCAACGGTATTCTGCAAAAGATTTTGTTGAAGCAGTTTCAGATAATGATGCAGACTTTGATAGTGATGATGAGATAGTTGGGGAAGCTATTTATGATGAAGAATACCTAAAGAAACGTAAGGAGATGAGAAAGTTCTCCAGTAGTTCTGAAGGAGATGAGGAGTATCGTTGGGAGGAAGAGAATCccgaagaggaggaggaggaggaggaagatgaagatTCTGCAAGTGCCAGTGAAGAAAGTGATGAACCCCGGAAGTTAAAGAAACTGCGAGGTCGGCCTAAGGAATTGCCAGGACGTACTAGGAGGGAAGCTAAGTTGAGGTCAGTTGATGAGCTCCAGTCAGGTCTAAGACGCAGTAAGAGGGCCACCAGAAATCGCATTGATTATCGGCAGTTAGAGTTTTCAGATTCAGATACAGACCCTATGAAACCTGAGAGGTCCAATGCATCAGAGCAACATTCTGATGCAACTGAGAATGGTGACTATTTAATGGAAAGTCAAGATTCAGATGTTAATGATGGTCACCATGAAATGGAAGATTCAGATGTTAATGATGGTCACCATGATATGGAAGTTAGTCAGGCTGATCAGGCTGTTGAAAATTACCCCGAAACAttggagaaaaaagaaagccAGCCACCTGAAAAATCAAACAGCCCAGGGCAAAATGAAGTCGGAGGTGTACAAAAAAGGCGATTCCTCGACCTAAACGAACTTGCTCCTGGTTCAGGTTTTGACGATGGTCCAAATACAATTATGAAAGATGATGGGGATGATTTGTGA
- the LOC126796256 gene encoding HIPL1 protein-like, which produces MGGAHAIGLLLCSLVLLIDPAISHPLCIDSRAPSTLSTPLKFCSYNGTACCNSTEDSQIQKQFLSMNISTSACSSILKPVLCARCDPFAAELFVVDSVPRPVPILCNSTLPSANSSQSLIQVTKDFCSNLWDTCANVSISNSPFAPSLQGQAGIPVNSTVSELTQFWQSKADFCNAFGGVSSDESVCFDGEPVKLNDTGTPIPPHGLCLEKIGNGSYLNMVAHPDGSNRAFFSSQEGKVWLATIPEEGSGEAMGLDESSPFVDLTDAVHFDTAFGMMGMAFHPNFAQNGRFFASFNCDKEKWPGCTGRCSCNSDVNCDPSKIGTDNGAQPCQYQTVIAEYTANASGSQPSLATSAKPSEVRRIFTMGLPFTGGHGGQILFGPEDGYLYLMMGDGGGKGDPYNFSQNKNSLLGKIMRLDVDNVLSASENTKLNLWGNYSIPKDNPVSEDQELRPEIWATGLRNPWRCSFDSENPAYFICADVGQDLYEEVDVITKGGNYGWNIYEGPYPYALQNSTSKNTSTQLKDLTFPIMGYNHSEVNKKEGSASVTGGYIYRSATDPCMYGRYVYGDLYAGAIWAGSEDPENSGNFSTSKIPFSCGRDSPIACTSIPGSSLPSLGYIFSFGEDNRKDLIVLASSGVYRVVRPSRCNYTCSKENATSAETQGPSASPNDACWISNPPKSTVFLVSSLVLLLLLSLIQV; this is translated from the exons ATGGGTGGTGCTCATGCAATTGGGCTCTTGCTTTGTTCCTTGGTGTTGCTCATTGATCCTGCAATTTCACACCCTCTATGCATTGATTCAA GAGCACCTTCTACTCTGAGCACACCACTCAAGTTTTGCTCTTACAATGGAACTGCTTGCTGCAACTCCACAGAAGATTCACAGATACAGAAGCAATTCCTGTCCATGAACATCTCTACTTCTGCTTGTTCTTCTATCTTGAAACCAGTACTTTGTGCT AGGTGTGATCCATTTGCTGCTGAGCTATTCGTAGTTGATTCTGTGCCTAGGCCAGTTCCTATACTATGCAACTCAACTCTTCCTTCAGCAAATTCATCACAGTCCTTAATCCAAGTCACAAAAGACTTCTGCTCTAATTTATGGGACacatgtgcaaatgtctccATATCAAACTCCCCATTTGCTCCTTCATTACAAGGCCAAGCTGGAATACCTGTGAATTCCACTGTTAGTGAGCTAACCCAATTCTGGCAATCGAAAGCCGATTTCTGCAATGCATTTGGTGGAGTTTCTAGTGATGAGTCAGTGTGTTTTGATGGTGAGCCTGTGAAACTGAATGACACTGGAACCCCTATCCCCCCACATGGTCTATGCCTTGAGAAAATCGGAAATGGATCTTACCTGAACATGGTTGCTCATCCTGATGGCTCAAACCGTGCATTTTTCTCTAGTCAAGAGGGTAAGGTTTGGTTGGCAACTATTCCTGAGGAGGGATCAGGAGAAGCAATGGGGCTTGATGAGTCCAGTCCCTTTGTGGATTTAACTGATGCTGTCCATTTTGATACTGCGTTTGGCATGATGGGTATGGCTTTTCATCCCAATTTTGCGCAAAATGGGAGGTTCTTTGCTTCATTCAACTGTGACAAGGAGAAGTGGCCAGGATGTACAGGAAGATGTTCATGTAATTCAGACGTCAACTGTGATCCTTCAAAGATTGGTACTGATAATGGTGCTCAACCATGCCAGTACCAAACTGTAATAGCAGAATACACTGCTAATGCTAGCGGCTCACAACCTTCCTTG GCTACAAGTGCTAAACCATCAGAAGTTAGAAGAATATTTACTATGGGACTCCCTTTCACAGGTGGTCATGGAGGACAAATACTCTTTGGACCAGAGGATGGGTATTTATATCTCATGATGGGAGATGGTGGAGGTAAAGGTGATCCCTACAACTTCTCTCAAAACAAGAATTCATTGTTGGGAAAGATTATGAGGCTCGACGTTGATAATGTACTAA GTGCTTCAGAAAATACTAAACTTAATCTGTGGGGGAACTACTCTATCCCGAAAGACAATCCAGTAAGTGAAGATCAAGAACTGAGGCCAGAAATATGGGCGACAGGGTTAAGAAATCCTTGGCGCTGCAGTTTCGATTCAGAAAACCCTGCCTATTTTATATGTGCAGATGTTGGACAG GATCTGTATGAAGAGGTGGATGTTATCACCAAGGGTGGAAACTATGGCTGGAATATTTATGAGGGACCCTATCCCTACGCTCTTCAGAACTCAACTAGTAAAAATACATCCACACAACTCAAAGACCTGACTTTTCCAATAATGGGGTACAACCATTCTGAAGTAAACAAGAAAGAAGGTTCAGCATCCGTAACTGGGGGATACATCTATCGCTCCGCAACTGATCCCTGCATGTATGGAAG GTATGTATATGGAGATTTGTATGCTGGTGCCATATGGGCAGGCAGTGAAGACCCAGAAAACAGTGGCAACTTTAGCACAAGCAAAATACCCTTCAGCTGCGGACGTGACTCTCCCATAGCATGTACATCTATCCCTGGAAGCAGTCTTCCATCTCTGGGCTACATTTTCTCTTTCGGGGAGGACAACCGCAAAGATCTCATCGTCCTGGCTAGTTCTGGTGTTTATAGAGTTGTTCGTCCTAGTCGCTGTAATTATACTTGCTCCAAGGAAAATGCTACTTCTGCTGAAACACAAGGTCCTTCTGCTTCACCTAATGATGCTTGCTGGATAAGTAACCCACCTAAGAGCACAGTGTTCCTAGTCTCTTCTCTGGTACTTCTGCTTCTGCTCAGTTTGATCCAAGTATAA
- the LOC126796257 gene encoding probable inactive receptor kinase At2g26730, with the protein MGLAGNLKVDAFRDLTEITVLSLKNNNIRGHMMDCSSNQKLTRIDISRNMLLGPMSISLFSLGILESLSVQHNWLGGHIPDLNQSTLKELNLSYNNLSGLIPTTQALQKFDYSSYIGNSDLCGSPSHVPCEAVSPSQLNSGNKNGSSGSNNKDPGPSRYAVIFCGLLLVCLAIASFLSVLYYMKYRKLRKLIKQVKATSTKQTNEESKTGGEKDQDEGVRERDEAVSYVGGVQEKGKLIFTEVEDGAAAEFELGDILKASAEGLGRGIFGNSYKAKMIGKEAVVVKRIRDLKPLITEEFNKQLQLIANLKHPNLLPLLAYYHTKDEKLLLYRYVPNGNLFNRLFEARGPNRIPFTWTSRLSVAQGVARAVEYLHLNATSPNILPHGNLKSTNILLNENGTVLVSDYGFASLVSHPIAVQRMVSYKAPEYKRTKRVSVESDVWSYGSLLLELLTGKISVCTAPSGVSGVDLCSWVHRAVREEWTAEIFDVELSDEHRTTSSGMLRLLQIAMQCCDPSPEKRPMMSEVAREVQNIRITETAGVDSDDSVDD; encoded by the exons ATGGGACTAGCAGGGAACCTCAAAGTTGATGCATTCAGAGACTTGACTGAGATAACTGTGTTGAGCTTGAAGAACAACAATATACGGGGACACATGATGGATTGTAGTTCCAACCAGAAGCTGACTCGCATTGACATCTCCCGGAATATGTTGTTGGGGCCAATGTCAATTTCACTTTTCAGTCTTGGGATCTTGGAGTCTTTGTCTGTTCAACATAATTGGTTGGGAGGTCATATCCCGGACTTGAACCAATCCACATTGAAAGAACTCAATCTCTCATATAACAATTTATCTGGGTTGATTCCAACAACTCAAGCTCTTCAAAAATTTGACTACAGTTCATATATTGGTAACAGTGACTTGTGTGGATCACCTTCTCATGTTCCCTGTGAGGCTGTCAGCCCTTCTCAGTTGAACAGTGGTAACAAGAATGGTTCTTCTGGTTCTAATAACAAAGATCCTGGTCCTTCCCGGTATGCTGTAATCTTTTGTGGTTTGCTTCTTGTTTGTCTAGCAATCGCCAGTTTTCTTTCGGTTCTCTATTATATGAAATATAGGAAGCTAAGGAAGTTGATAAAGCAAGTGAAAGCCACTAGTACCAAACAAACGAATGAGGAGAGCAAAACAGGTGGAGAGAAGGACCAAGATGAAGGTGTAAGAGAAAGGGATGAGGCAGTGAGTTATGTGGGAGGAGTACAAGAGAAAGGGAAGCTTATATTCACTGAGGTTGAGGATGGAGCAGCTGCAGAGTTTGAACTTGGAGATATTTTGAAAGCTTCTGCTGAGGGATTAGGCAGAGGGATTTTTGGAAACAGTTATAAGGCTAAGATGATTGGGAAGGAAGCCGTTGTTGTAAAGAGGATAAGGGATCTGAAACCATTGATTACTGAAGAATTCAACAAGCAGTTGCAGTTGATTGCCAACTTGAAACACCCCAACTTGTTGCCACTTCTTGCTTACTACCATACCAAGGATGAAAAGTTGCTCCTATATAGATATGTTCCAAATGGGAATTTGTTCAACCGATTGTTTG AAGCAAGAGGGCCAAATAGGATTCCATTTACATGGACATCAAGACTATCAGTTGCTCAAGGTGTAGCGCGAGCTGTGGAGTATCTTCATCTCAATGCCACATCCCCTAATATACTTCCCCATGGAAACTTAAAGTCTACAAACATTCTTCTCAATGAGAATGGCACGGTTCTTGTTTCAGATTATGGTTTTGCTTCACTAGTATCACATCCAATTGCAGTTCAACGCATGGTTTCGTATAAAGCACCCGAGTATAAAAGGACCAAAAGAGTTTCAGTAGAGTCTGATGTTTGGAGCTATGGAAGCCTTCTTTTAGAGCTTTTGACAGGTAAAATCTCGGTCTGCACTGCTCCATCAGGTGTCAGTGGTGTAGATCTTTGCAGCTGGGTTCACCGAGCAGTTAGGGAAGAATGGACAGCTGAGATTTTTGATGTTGAACTATCTGACGAGCACAGAACAACCTCTAGTGGAATGCTTAGACTGCTGCAGATTGCAATGCAGTGCTGTGATCCATCTCCGGAGAAACGCCCCATGATGAGTGAAGTGGCAAGGGAAGTGCAGAACATAAGGATTACTGAGACAGCTGGAGTCGATTCAGATGATTCGGTAGATGACTAA
- the LOC126793870 gene encoding HIPL1 protein-like, with protein MYSFIGLLFIISSSILLNGVSSFPLCTDSWAPMKQESPLKFCSYNGSVCCNSTQDLQLQKQFEALNVVDPACASLLKSTMCAICDQFSAQLFEIDSRPRMVPVLCNTTSSMKPHQSKVGDSSDFCTKLWNTCGNISSLSSPFAPPTQGRTIDHWHSKQDFCEAFGGSEHAVCFNGQSVSFSQVDAAPPPAGLCLEKIGNGAYINLVPHPDGSNRAFVSNQQGQIWLVTIPDDGSSEILGLNESEPFLDITEQVLFDTEFGLMSMAFHPNFVKNGRFFLSFNCDKIKHAGCSGRCSCNTDVNCDPSKLSADSGVQPCQYHSVVAEFTVNGTATEPSMAKSSNPSEVRRIFTMGLPHKGGHAGQILFGPADGYMYLMMGDGSHRDDPYNFAQNKKSLLGKIMRLDIDNIPSAMEIRAKAKWGNYSIPSDNPYIDTKELEPEIWALGFQNPWRCSFDSERPSYFFCGDCGQDQYEEVDLVTKGGNFGWRVYEGPIPFYPIKSTGGNTSADSISPIFPVMGYNHSHIDNDIGPAESASITGGYVYRSMTDPCMYKRYLYIDLYADALWVGTENPENSGNFSTAKVSFRCAYDSPMQCNIVAGRSTPSLGYVFSFAEDNKKDVYVLTSTGVYRVTRPSRCNLTCAKEHVYLGTHRQSSNSSMSRKMFEGRTDIALFLFFLFCTLVLIF; from the exons ATGTACAGTTTTATAGGTCTTCTATTCATAATCTCCTCGTCAATTTTGCTCAATGGCGTTTCATCATTTCCACTCTGCACTGATTCTT GGGCACCTATGAAGCAAGAAAGTCCTCTGAAGTTTTGTTCTTACAATGGAAGCGTCTGCTGCAATTCAACTCAAGATTTGCAGTTACAGAAACAATTTGAAGCACTAAACGTCGTCGATCCTGCATGTGCTTCTCTACTGAAATCGACTATGTGTGCA ATATGCGATCAATTTTCAGCTCAACTTTTTGAAATAGACTCGAGGCCTAGAATGGTTCCTGTTCTATGCAACACCACAAGTTCAATGAAACCGCACCAGTCGAAAGTTGGAGATTCCAGTGACTTCTGCACAAAGTTGTGGAATACATGTGGAAACATATCCTCGTTGAGCTCTCCATTTGCTCCGCCCACTCAAGGCAGAACGATTGACCATTGGCACTCGAAACAGGACTTCTGTGAAGCATTTGGTGGATCAGAACATGCAGTGTGTTTTAATGGTCAATCGGTTTCATTTAGCCAAGTAGATGCTGCACCTCCTCCAGCTGGTCTGTGTCTTGAAAAAATTGGAAATGGTGCTTATATCAATCTAGTTCCACATCCTGATGGTTCCAACCGTGCATTTGTGTCTAACCAACAAGGCCAGATATGGCTGGTAACTATTCCTGATGATGGATCAAGTGAGATTTTGGGACTCAATGAGTCTGAACCATTTTTGGACATTACCGAACAAGTGCTATTCGACACTGAGTTTGGTCTAATGAGTATGGCATTTCATCCAAACTTTGTGAAGAATGGCCGCTTCTTTCTATCATTCAACTGTGATAAGATAAAACATGCAGGCTGTTCAGGCAGATGTTCATGTAATACAGATGTAAACTGCGACCCTTCAAAGCTTTCTGCTGATAGTGGGGTGCAGCCCTGTCAATACCACAGTGTTGTTGCTGAATTTACAGTTAATGGTACAGCAACGGAGCCTTCTATG GCAAAAAGCTCAAATCCATCAGAAGTGAGAAGGATATTCACAATGGGACTTCCTCATAAGGGTGGTCATGCTGGTCAGATTCTTTTTGGACCTGCTGATGGTTATATGTACCTCATGATGGGAGACGGTTCGCATCGGGATGACCCTTACAATTTTGCACAGAACAAGAAATCCTTGCTTGGGAAAATTATGAGGCTTGACATAGATAACATACCAA GTGCAATGGAAATAAGAGCAAAAGCAAAATGGGGAAATTATTCTATACCAAGTGATAATCCCTACATTGACACCAAGGAGCTAGAGCCTGAGATATGGGCCTTGGGATTTCAAAATCCTTGGCGCTGTAGCTTTGATTCAGAAAGGCCCTCCTACTTCTTCTGTGGAGACTGTGGACAG GATCAATATGAAGAGGTTGATTTAGTCACAAAGGGTGGGAATTTTGGATGGAGAGTTTATGAGGGTCCTATTCCTTTTTATCCAATTAAGTCTACAGGAGGAAACACCTCTGCAGATTCCATAAGCCCCATATTCCCAGTAATGGGTTATAATCACTCTCATATAGATAATGATATAGGGCCTGCTGAATCTGCATCTATTACAGGCGGTTATGTCTATCGGTCCATGACTGATCCGTGCATGTATAAGAG GTATCTCTACATCGATTTATATGCTGATGCTTTATGGGTAGGCACTGAAAACCCTGAAAACAGTGGGAATTTCTCCACCGCCAAGGTTTCATTCAGATGTGCTTATGACTCTCCAATGCAATGCAACATTGTGGCAGGAAGATCTACTCCTTCCCTGGGGTATGTATTCTCATTTGCTGAAGATAACAAGAAGGATGTTTATGTATTAACAAGCACCGGTGTCTATAGAGTCACAAGACCAAGCCGCTGCAACTTAACATGTGCTAAGGAACATGTATATTTGGGGACTCATCGACAGAGTTCCAATTCCTCCATGTCAAGAAAAATGTTTGAGGGACGCACAGATATTgcattgtttcttttctttttgttctgtACCCTGGTTTTGATCTTTTGA